A stretch of Lathyrus oleraceus cultivar Zhongwan6 chromosome 6, CAAS_Psat_ZW6_1.0, whole genome shotgun sequence DNA encodes these proteins:
- the LOC127091332 gene encoding nudix hydrolase 18, mitochondrial, producing the protein MVCMVSRTGREMQRYNETGGRQVVGCIPYRYKQNIDGSRSSELEVLLVSSQKGHRFMFPKGGWEVDESLEEAACRESLEEAGVIGIVEEELGEWSFISKRYGIYYEGHMFPLLVKEQLEIWAEKNLRTRIWMNVVEARDVCQHWWMKEALDILVHRLNLQKK; encoded by the exons ATGGTTTGCATGGTATCTCGTACTGGAAGGGAAATGCAGAGATATAATGAAACTGGTGGTCGCCAAGTTGTAGG GTGCATCCCATACAGATATAAACAAAACATTGATGGCAGTAGGAGCAGTGAATTGGAGGTACTTCTAGTTAGCTCACAAAAGGGTCATAGATTCATGTTTCCAAAG GGTGGATGGGAAGTTGATGAATCTTTAGAAGAAGCAGCTTGCAGAGAATCCCTTGAAGAAGCAGGAGTTATAGGAATTGTTGAG GAAGAATTGGGTGAATGGAGTTTCATTAGTAAAAGATATGGTATATACTACGAAGGTCACATGTTTCCGTTACTTGTTAAGGAACAACTTGAGATTTGGGCTGAGAAAAATCTACGGACAAGAATATGG ATGAATGTTGTTGAAGCAAGAGATGTTTGTCAGCATTGGTGGATGAAGGAAGCATTAGATATACTTGTTCATAGACTAAATCTACAGAAAAAATAA